Part of the Verrucomicrobiia bacterium genome is shown below.
GCCGCTCAATTGCGATGGAAACAGGTCCTTCTTCCCCACGATCCCAAACCGGTCCAGCGTGTCCCCCACCAGCGCTTCCCGCTCGGAACGCTTGAGGTCCCGGTAGGACAGCGGCAGATCGAGATTCTCCGCCACCGTCAGGTCGTCCAGCAGATGGAACTGCTGAAAGACAAACCCGATGTGCCGCTTGTTGAGCGCCGCCCGCTCCCTGGCCTTGAGTTCCCCCACCGCCTGACCCTGGAACCGGTACTCGCCCTCATAGTCGCCGTCGAACATCCCCAGAATGCTCAGCAGCGTGGACTTCCCGGCTCCACTCGGCCCCATCAACGTCACAAACTCCCCCTCCCCGATGTCGAGGTCGATCCGGCGCAGCACATAACTGAACCCGGCCCTGGTCTGATAACGCTTCTCGAGATTTCGTAGCTGGATCATGGGAAAAGGGAACCGTTCATTGGCAATCCACCGCGCCCCGTCCGGGTTGTCGTCCTTCCTTGATGCGGTCCCGCCGCCGCGTCACGCGGACGTCACCACCGGCGATTCCAGATGCGCGACCTCCTCGTTGACGATCCGGCCGTCAAACAGGTGCACACTCCGCTGCGCGTGCCGGGCGAACCGGGGATCATGGGTGACCATGCAGATCGTCGCCCCCTCGCGATGCAGATCCTGGAGGAGCGTCATCACCGCCTCGCCATTGCGCGAATCGAGATTCCCGGTCGGCTCGTCCGCCAGCAGGATCGACGGCTTCCCCGCCAGCGCCCGCGCCACCGCCACCCGCTGTTGCTGGCCCCCCGAAAGCTGCGACGGATAATGGTTGGTCCGGTGCGCCATCCCCACCTTCTCCAGGGCCGCCATCGCCGCCGCCTTCCGTTCCCCGGACGGCGTCCCCCGGTAGGTCAGCGGCAGCTCGACGTTCTCATACACCGTGAGATCACCGATGAGATTGAAACTCTGGAAGATGAAGCCGATCTCGCGGTTCCGGATCCGCGCCCGCTCCCCGAAGTTCAGTCCGGCCACGTCCCGCCCGTTCAGCCAGTACTGACCCCCGCTCGGCGTGTCGAGCAGGCCCAGGATCGAGAGCAGCGTGGATTTGCCGCAACCCGAAGGACCCGCAATCGAGAAATACTCGCCGCGCCGGATCGAGAGATGCACCTCGCTGAGCGCATGGGTCTCGATTTCATCAGTGAGAAACACCTTCTGGATGCCTTCCAGCCGGATCAGGATGTCGTTGTTCATGACGTTGTGAAACCGGCGCCATCTCAGTTCAGGCGAACCCGCTCGTGGGCATCCCACGAGGACATGTCGGTGAGGATGATCTGGTCGCCTTCCCGAAGCCCGTCCACGACCTCGATCGTGGTGACCGAACTGCGTCCCAGCCGGACCGGCACCCGCATCGCCGTCCGGCCATCCTCGCCCACCCGGAACAGCCCCACCGTGCCGTCGGGCTGGGCGTGAACCGGGCGCCCCACGTAAAGCACATCCTCCAGACGTTCCAGCTCGATCGTCCCGTCCACGCTCAGATCCGGCCGGGCCCCGCGCGGCAACGGCCCTTCCAGCACGACATCCACAGTGACGGTTCCCCCGATGACCGCCGGATCGACACGGGAAACGCGGCCTGGAATCACCCCATTGCGGGTGTCCACCTGGGCCCGCTGGCCGATCTGCACGTCGCGGGCCTGGGTCTCGGCAATCTTGATCTCCGCCTTGAGCCGCTGGGGCTGGACGATCTTGGCCAGAGTGGCCCCGGGACCGATGCGCTGCCCCACCTGCAACATCTCGCGATCCCCGATCTGCTGAAGCACGCCCGCCACGCCCGCCTTCACCTGCAGCGCGTCCACCTGCTGCCGTTTCAATTCCCGCGAGGCGCGCAGCTTCGCCAGGTCGGCCTCGAAGGCCGCCCGTTGCGCCTCGACGGATTCGCCCTGGATCGCCAGCCGCCGCATCTCCACATCCAGCCGCTGCTTCAGTTCGTCCGCCTTGGCCCGCGAACGTCGCACCAGCAGTTCGGGCACCAGCCCGTCCCGGGCCAGGACGTCGTCCGCCTCCGCCTCGAGCAACGCCAGCGTGTGCTCCGCCCTCAGCGTGGCGATGCCGGATTCCTGGGTGAGCCGGTCGCTTTCCAGTTGCACGAGGAGCTTCCTGAAATTCGCCTCGGCCGCCTTCACCTGCCACTCCAGGTCGAACGACTGCTGCTCCAGTTCGGGATTCGAAAGAACCATCAGCAGCGTGTCCGACTCCACCTCGGCCCCGGCCAACGCCAGAATCCGTTCAATCCGGCCGTCCGTGTCCGACTG
Proteins encoded:
- a CDS encoding HlyD family efflux transporter periplasmic adaptor subunit, producing the protein MDIARPDLKRRKQRRRLMAVGAGIGAMVMVTLGLSRLEPAAPRLDRAQVWTDTVKRGEMLRQVRGNGALVPEQIQYVQSDTDGRIERILALAGAEVESDTLLMVLSNPELEQQSFDLEWQVKAAEANFRKLLVQLESDRLTQESGIATLRAEHTLALLEAEADDVLARDGLVPELLVRRSRAKADELKQRLDVEMRRLAIQGESVEAQRAAFEADLAKLRASRELKRQQVDALQVKAGVAGVLQQIGDREMLQVGQRIGPGATLAKIVQPQRLKAEIKIAETQARDVQIGQRAQVDTRNGVIPGRVSRVDPAVIGGTVTVDVVLEGPLPRGARPDLSVDGTIELERLEDVLYVGRPVHAQPDGTVGLFRVGEDGRTAMRVPVRLGRSSVTTIEVVDGLREGDQIILTDMSSWDAHERVRLN
- a CDS encoding ABC transporter ATP-binding protein, with the protein product MNNDILIRLEGIQKVFLTDEIETHALSEVHLSIRRGEYFSIAGPSGCGKSTLLSILGLLDTPSGGQYWLNGRDVAGLNFGERARIRNREIGFIFQSFNLIGDLTVYENVELPLTYRGTPSGERKAAAMAALEKVGMAHRTNHYPSQLSGGQQQRVAVARALAGKPSILLADEPTGNLDSRNGEAVMTLLQDLHREGATICMVTHDPRFARHAQRSVHLFDGRIVNEEVAHLESPVVTSA
- a CDS encoding ABC transporter ATP-binding protein, which encodes MIQLRNLEKRYQTRAGFSYVLRRIDLDIGEGEFVTLMGPSGAGKSTLLSILGMFDGDYEGEYRFQGQAVGELKARERAALNKRHIGFVFQQFHLLDDLTVAENLDLPLSYRDLKRSEREALVGDTLDRFGIVGKKDLFPSQLSGGQQQLVAIARAIIAKPSLLLADEPTGNLHTDQGREIMDLFKRLNEEGTTIVQVTHNPEWARYGGKIVKLKDGWMEV